One genomic window of Punica granatum isolate Tunisia-2019 chromosome 1, ASM765513v2, whole genome shotgun sequence includes the following:
- the LOC116197246 gene encoding UPF0481 protein At3g47200-like isoform X1: protein MNPRNLRTVNSDMKLQDEDKTPDWAIDINCHLEEGHTFDAGKSWTIYRVPNNFHQVRESAFDPKIISVGPFHCKESSLQAMEEHKMRYLVRLLGGKFEKEGGSGLDGEELPRKTVKLEDLVKSMKLLEQKTRACYSENFNNIKSDEFVHMMVTDGCFVVEILRQYYKHVKHEEAKLKDLDSRSKKGIAAIIETVDDPSRQKKTVDDPIFETRWMLRTLQRDLLMLENQLPFFVLEELFKLTSTDQEETSLPVLAVTFFNPLLPREDIAAKLDKEEEYDHLLDVFRSTFLSAVRKKVKAHGWSGSSHNLSMPAIASQDRNLILDVFLTTFLSAVQACTRRGTHGSFSSSHSSASQDRQLNHCAIEVQEAGVEIQKQENCDLLDISYNDGVLKIPPLPINDDTVPLFFNFIAFEQCDDAARPFFTNFFMFLDSLIYSKLDVQILHREAIINHALGSNKAVAILINTLARQIVYDPSQCYLSAEMKKVNHRCKVYYESKLRTWWRNLVRKYFSNPWSILSLAAAILLLILTVVQTFYTIYPVYK from the exons ATGAACCCTAGGAATCTCAGGACGGTGAATTCTGACATGAAGCTGCAAGACGAAGACAAAACCCCCGATTGGGCGATCGACATCAACTGCCACCTTGAAGAAGGTCATACCTTCGATGCAGGGAAGTCTTGGACCATCTACAGAGTCCCAAACAATTTCCACCAAGTGCGCGAGAGTGCTTTTGACCCAAAAATCATATCTGTTGGCCCTTTCCATTGTAAAGAATCAAGTTTGCAGGCCATGGAGGAGCACAAGATGCGTTATTTGGTGCGGCTTTTGGGAGGCAAGTTTGAAAAAGAAGGAGGGAGTGGGCTGGATGGAGAGGAACTACCTCGCAAGACCGTGAAACTTGAGGATCTCGTGAAATCAATGAAATTGTTGGAGCAGAAAACAAGGGCATGCTACTCGGAGAAtttcaataatatcaaaagcGATGAGTTTGTGCACATGATGGTCACTGATGGTTGCTTCGTGGTTGAAATATTGCGCCAGTATTACAAGCATGTCAAGCACGAGGAAGCAAAACTCAAG GATCTTGATTCAAGATCAAAAAAGGGTATCGCTGCAATAATT GAGACTGTTGATGATCCTTCCAGGCAAAAGAAGACTGTTGATGATCCTATCTTTGAAACTCGATGGATGCTCAGAACCCTTCAACGTGACCTCTTAATGCTCGAGAACCAACTTCCTTTTTTTGTCCTCGAAGAACTCTTCAAACTCACGAGCACCGATCAGGAAGAAACCTCACTTCCAGTACTCGCAGTAACCTTCTTCAACCCACTTCTTCCGAGAGAAGATATAGCTGCCAAGCTCGACAAAGAAGAAGAGTATGATCACCTCCTCGATGTCTTCCGCAGCACTTTCCTCTCAGCAGTCAGAAAAAAAGTGAAAGCCCATGGGTGGTCGGGGTCCTCGCACAACTTAAGTATGCCTGCAATTGCATCCCAAGACAGAAACTTAATCCTCGATGTCTTCCTCACCACTTTCCTCTCAGCAGTCCAAGCATGCACAAGACGGGGTACCCACGGGTCGTTCTCATCCTCCCACAGCTCCGCATCCCAAGACAGACAATTGAACCACTGCGCAATTGAAGTGCAGGAGGCCGGAGTTGAGATCCAAAAACAAGAGAACTGTGATTTGCTGGACATCAGTTACAACGACGGGGTTCTCAAGATTCCTCCGTTACCTATCAATGACGACACTGTCCCCttgttctttaattttatagcCTTTGAGCAATGCGACGACGCGGCAAGACCCTTCTTCACCAACTTCTTCATGTTCCTTGACAGCTTAATCTATTCCAAGCTTGACGTACAGATCCTCCACAGAGAAGCAATCATCAACCATGCTCTTGGGAGCAACAAAGCTGTGGCAATCCTGATAAATACACTGGCGAGGCAGATTGTCTACGACCCATCCCAATGTTACTTGTCGGCCGAGATGAAGAAGGTGAACCATCGTTGCAAGGTTTATTATGAGAGCAAATTGCGGACCTGGTGGAGAAACCTAGTAAGGAAATACTTCAGCAACCCGTGGTCGATCCTATCTCTGGCAGCGGCTATTCTCCTATTGATTCTGACAGTTGTGCAAACCTTCTACACCATATATCCCGTCtacaaataa
- the LOC116197246 gene encoding UPF0481 protein At3g47200-like isoform X2: protein MNPRNLRTVNSDMKLQDEDKTPDWAIDINCHLEEGHTFDAGKSWTIYRVPNNFHQVRESAFDPKIISVGPFHCKESSLQAMEEHKMRYLVRLLGGKFEKEGGSGLDGEELPRKTVKLEDLVKSMKLLEQKTRACYSENFNNIKSDEFVHMMVTDGCFVVEILRQYYKHVKHEEAKLKETVDDPSRQKKTVDDPIFETRWMLRTLQRDLLMLENQLPFFVLEELFKLTSTDQEETSLPVLAVTFFNPLLPREDIAAKLDKEEEYDHLLDVFRSTFLSAVRKKVKAHGWSGSSHNLSMPAIASQDRNLILDVFLTTFLSAVQACTRRGTHGSFSSSHSSASQDRQLNHCAIEVQEAGVEIQKQENCDLLDISYNDGVLKIPPLPINDDTVPLFFNFIAFEQCDDAARPFFTNFFMFLDSLIYSKLDVQILHREAIINHALGSNKAVAILINTLARQIVYDPSQCYLSAEMKKVNHRCKVYYESKLRTWWRNLVRKYFSNPWSILSLAAAILLLILTVVQTFYTIYPVYK from the exons ATGAACCCTAGGAATCTCAGGACGGTGAATTCTGACATGAAGCTGCAAGACGAAGACAAAACCCCCGATTGGGCGATCGACATCAACTGCCACCTTGAAGAAGGTCATACCTTCGATGCAGGGAAGTCTTGGACCATCTACAGAGTCCCAAACAATTTCCACCAAGTGCGCGAGAGTGCTTTTGACCCAAAAATCATATCTGTTGGCCCTTTCCATTGTAAAGAATCAAGTTTGCAGGCCATGGAGGAGCACAAGATGCGTTATTTGGTGCGGCTTTTGGGAGGCAAGTTTGAAAAAGAAGGAGGGAGTGGGCTGGATGGAGAGGAACTACCTCGCAAGACCGTGAAACTTGAGGATCTCGTGAAATCAATGAAATTGTTGGAGCAGAAAACAAGGGCATGCTACTCGGAGAAtttcaataatatcaaaagcGATGAGTTTGTGCACATGATGGTCACTGATGGTTGCTTCGTGGTTGAAATATTGCGCCAGTATTACAAGCATGTCAAGCACGAGGAAGCAAAACTCAAG GAGACTGTTGATGATCCTTCCAGGCAAAAGAAGACTGTTGATGATCCTATCTTTGAAACTCGATGGATGCTCAGAACCCTTCAACGTGACCTCTTAATGCTCGAGAACCAACTTCCTTTTTTTGTCCTCGAAGAACTCTTCAAACTCACGAGCACCGATCAGGAAGAAACCTCACTTCCAGTACTCGCAGTAACCTTCTTCAACCCACTTCTTCCGAGAGAAGATATAGCTGCCAAGCTCGACAAAGAAGAAGAGTATGATCACCTCCTCGATGTCTTCCGCAGCACTTTCCTCTCAGCAGTCAGAAAAAAAGTGAAAGCCCATGGGTGGTCGGGGTCCTCGCACAACTTAAGTATGCCTGCAATTGCATCCCAAGACAGAAACTTAATCCTCGATGTCTTCCTCACCACTTTCCTCTCAGCAGTCCAAGCATGCACAAGACGGGGTACCCACGGGTCGTTCTCATCCTCCCACAGCTCCGCATCCCAAGACAGACAATTGAACCACTGCGCAATTGAAGTGCAGGAGGCCGGAGTTGAGATCCAAAAACAAGAGAACTGTGATTTGCTGGACATCAGTTACAACGACGGGGTTCTCAAGATTCCTCCGTTACCTATCAATGACGACACTGTCCCCttgttctttaattttatagcCTTTGAGCAATGCGACGACGCGGCAAGACCCTTCTTCACCAACTTCTTCATGTTCCTTGACAGCTTAATCTATTCCAAGCTTGACGTACAGATCCTCCACAGAGAAGCAATCATCAACCATGCTCTTGGGAGCAACAAAGCTGTGGCAATCCTGATAAATACACTGGCGAGGCAGATTGTCTACGACCCATCCCAATGTTACTTGTCGGCCGAGATGAAGAAGGTGAACCATCGTTGCAAGGTTTATTATGAGAGCAAATTGCGGACCTGGTGGAGAAACCTAGTAAGGAAATACTTCAGCAACCCGTGGTCGATCCTATCTCTGGCAGCGGCTATTCTCCTATTGATTCTGACAGTTGTGCAAACCTTCTACACCATATATCCCGTCtacaaataa